The Solibacillus daqui genome has a segment encoding these proteins:
- the rpsJ gene encoding 30S ribosomal protein S10: MAKQKIRIRLKAYDHRILDQSAEKIVETAKRSGAGVSGPIPLPTERSVYTILRAVHKYKDSREQFEMRTHKRLIDIVNPTPQTVDALMKLDLPSGVDIEIKL, from the coding sequence ATGGCAAAACAAAAAATTCGTATTCGTTTAAAAGCGTATGATCACCGTATCCTTGATCAATCTGCTGAGAAAATCGTTGAAACTGCGAAACGTTCAGGTGCTGGGGTATCAGGTCCGATTCCACTACCAACTGAAAGATCTGTATACACGATCTTACGTGCGGTTCATAAGTACAAAGATTCTCGTGAGCAATTTGAAATGCGCACACATAAACGTCTTATCGACATCGTTAACCCAACACCACAAACTGTTGACGCGTTAATGAAGCTTGATTTACCATCTGGCGTTGATATCGAAATCAAACTTTAA
- a CDS encoding FtsX-like permease family protein, with protein sequence MKLSQLVLKSMQKNMRHYYLYFFALIFSVTLFFSFVTLQYNESIIEATKASGTATAGFEAASYMLYFIVLFFVLYANHLFIKRRSKEIGLYQLIGMTKGLVTRLIAFENILLFAGAVSIGMVLGLLSSRLFAMILLKLLQFDAVVTMSFSKVAVVNTLMVFGILLVIILLQMAFMVRKTTLLSLFNASKQADERVKRFSVFPMLMGAIGLGLIVYGYYESTVLFSAETKNLIVSMIIILATTIGGTYFVFRYSVAFVLNLFRLSKKGHLKLSDVLALTPIMHRMKSNAKSLTLITVLTAVSLAITTLSYISYYSATSTAEERVPADYVTVDGRETAFLTALDGQGIAYTSKTMNLTSAQVDLAEIFDKKSIELFGDNTLGNTLVISLSDYQQIDPTLQLAAGEAILTSYNGFMSNLIPIVAPLELTLLHGEHQFPIHIKRIEEESILAWRITSGGFVIVAEDAVFKELQQLNEGESFGYVTKSQTTVDLVDANKETYEQVEKLYKTTGANIFMELQEDGQVRKLSSQQTEVKENLNTFGTTIFTTAFLGLAFLLATGSILYFKQMSEADEEAESYKILRKIGFTQEELLRGIIMKQVFNFGVPLLIGLLHSYFAVKSGWFLFGTEMTTPVLITMALYISMYIVFAALTINYYKKIIKQAL encoded by the coding sequence TTTAGTGTGACGCTGTTTTTCTCGTTTGTCACATTGCAGTACAATGAATCAATTATTGAAGCAACAAAGGCCAGTGGAACAGCAACGGCCGGCTTTGAAGCGGCTTCGTATATGCTGTATTTCATTGTGTTATTTTTTGTTTTGTATGCGAATCATTTATTTATTAAACGTCGCAGTAAGGAAATTGGGCTTTATCAATTAATTGGAATGACAAAGGGACTAGTGACGCGCTTAATTGCCTTTGAAAATATCTTATTATTTGCAGGGGCAGTTAGTATTGGTATGGTGCTAGGTTTACTTAGCTCGCGTTTATTTGCGATGATTTTATTGAAGCTTTTACAATTTGACGCAGTAGTAACAATGTCCTTTAGTAAAGTAGCAGTTGTCAATACGCTCATGGTATTTGGTATTTTACTTGTAATCATTTTATTACAAATGGCATTTATGGTACGTAAAACAACATTGTTATCACTATTTAATGCTTCAAAGCAAGCAGATGAGCGTGTAAAGCGTTTTAGTGTATTTCCAATGCTTATGGGTGCAATTGGTTTAGGGTTAATTGTGTATGGTTATTACGAAAGTACGGTGTTATTTTCAGCAGAAACAAAGAACTTAATTGTTAGTATGATCATTATTTTAGCAACTACTATTGGGGGAACGTATTTTGTGTTCCGTTATTCGGTAGCATTTGTATTAAATTTATTCCGTTTAAGTAAAAAAGGACATTTGAAGTTATCAGACGTGCTCGCGTTGACACCGATTATGCATCGCATGAAAAGTAATGCAAAATCACTGACGCTTATTACAGTGTTAACGGCGGTGTCTTTAGCGATTACTACACTGTCTTATATTAGCTATTATTCAGCAACCTCAACAGCTGAAGAGCGAGTGCCAGCTGATTATGTAACAGTAGATGGGCGTGAAACTGCATTTTTAACAGCGTTAGATGGGCAGGGGATTGCTTATACAAGTAAAACGATGAATTTAACAAGTGCTCAAGTGGATTTGGCTGAAATATTTGATAAAAAGTCAATAGAACTGTTTGGGGATAATACGCTTGGTAACACACTTGTTATTTCATTATCGGATTATCAGCAAATCGATCCAACACTTCAATTAGCAGCAGGAGAGGCTATTTTAACATCGTACAACGGCTTTATGTCTAATTTAATTCCGATTGTTGCGCCGTTAGAGCTAACATTGCTACACGGGGAACATCAATTCCCTATTCATATTAAACGAATAGAAGAAGAATCGATTTTAGCGTGGCGTATTACATCTGGTGGCTTTGTTATTGTAGCAGAGGATGCGGTATTTAAAGAACTTCAACAATTAAATGAAGGCGAATCTTTTGGCTATGTAACAAAATCGCAAACAACGGTAGATTTAGTTGATGCAAACAAGGAAACATATGAGCAAGTAGAAAAGTTGTATAAAACAACAGGCGCTAATATTTTCATGGAATTACAAGAAGATGGTCAAGTCAGGAAATTAAGCTCGCAACAAACGGAGGTTAAAGAAAATTTAAATACGTTTGGTACAACGATTTTCACAACAGCCTTTTTAGGTTTAGCATTCTTACTAGCGACCGGCAGCATTTTATACTTTAAACAAATGTCTGAAGCAGATGAAGAGGCAGAATCTTATAAAATCTTACGTAAAATTGGCTTTACACAGGAAGAATTATTGAGAGGCATTATTATGAAGCAAGTATTTAACTTTGGTGTACCGTTATTAATTGGTTTATTGCATAGCTATTTTGCAGTTAAGTCAGGCTGGTTCTTATTCGGTACAGAAATGACAACACCGGTTCTAATTACAATGGCGCTATATATTAGTATGTATATCGTATTTGCAGCACTTACGATCAATTATTACAAAAAAATTATTAAACAAGCTTTGTAA
- a CDS encoding Na+/H+ antiporter family protein codes for MNAVLVAVGVMLILSLLRINVVLSLTVGAIVGGLAGGLNIMETIDSFVDGLGGGATIALSYALLGGFALAISRTGVPEVLVKAILKLVQKDGDSQKKGAAKGLIFVVLLALAIMSQNLIPVHIAFIPLIVPPMIKLMNMLQIDRRLIASILTFGLVMPYMFIPAGFGLIYQDIIVTQMGLAGLDVTMEDVPKAMAIVALGMAVGLIGAFIAYRKPRQYKNVELKTSNDLNKEVKTRDLVFAAFALVASLAVQIPTDSMIIGSLVGIIILYVTGALKMKEADEVLSDGMRMMAFVGFVMISANGFSSVINATGDVEPLVAGAMDLFGGSVSIAVLVMLIVGLIVTMGIGSSFATIPIIAAIFVPIAIELGLSELAIICLIGTAGVLGDAGSPASDSTLGPTAGLNVDGQHNHIWDTCVPTFIFYNIPQIIFGWIAVVFFL; via the coding sequence ATGAATGCTGTTTTAGTAGCGGTAGGAGTCATGCTTATTTTGAGCTTACTGCGTATTAATGTCGTTTTATCCTTAACAGTTGGGGCCATTGTTGGTGGTCTTGCTGGTGGTTTAAATATTATGGAGACAATTGATTCCTTTGTTGACGGACTTGGTGGCGGTGCAACGATTGCACTTAGCTATGCACTACTTGGTGGATTTGCATTAGCAATTTCACGGACAGGTGTACCAGAAGTATTGGTAAAGGCTATTTTAAAATTAGTGCAAAAAGACGGCGACTCACAAAAGAAAGGCGCTGCAAAGGGATTAATTTTCGTTGTGTTGTTAGCACTGGCAATTATGTCACAGAACTTAATTCCAGTGCATATTGCGTTTATTCCATTAATCGTACCGCCAATGATTAAATTAATGAATATGCTACAAATTGATCGTCGCTTAATCGCATCTATTTTAACATTTGGTTTAGTTATGCCGTATATGTTTATCCCAGCAGGCTTTGGTTTAATTTATCAAGACATTATTGTGACACAAATGGGCCTAGCAGGGCTTGATGTAACAATGGAGGATGTTCCAAAGGCAATGGCAATCGTTGCGTTAGGAATGGCTGTAGGGCTTATAGGAGCCTTTATTGCATATCGTAAACCACGCCAATATAAAAATGTAGAATTAAAAACATCAAATGACTTAAATAAAGAAGTAAAAACACGAGATTTAGTATTTGCAGCTTTTGCGCTAGTGGCGTCGTTAGCCGTTCAAATTCCAACAGATTCAATGATTATCGGTTCGCTAGTTGGGATTATTATTTTATATGTAACGGGTGCTTTAAAAATGAAGGAAGCCGATGAAGTGCTTTCTGATGGAATGCGTATGATGGCGTTTGTTGGATTTGTTATGATTTCAGCAAATGGGTTTTCGTCGGTTATTAACGCGACAGGAGACGTAGAACCATTAGTTGCTGGAGCGATGGATTTATTTGGTGGGAGCGTTAGCATTGCAGTACTCGTAATGTTAATCGTTGGGTTAATCGTAACAATGGGAATTGGTTCTTCATTTGCAACGATACCCATTATCGCAGCAATCTTTGTTCCAATTGCAATTGAGCTTGGTTTAAGCGAATTAGCAATCATTTGTCTAATTGGTACAGCGGGTGTACTTGGTGATGCAGGTTCACCAGCATCTGATTCTACACTTGGTCCAACAGCTGGATTAAATGTTGATGGACAGCATAATCATATTTGGGATACATGTGTACCAACTTTTATTTTCTATAACATTCCACAAATCATTTTCGGTTGGATAGCAGTGGTTTTCTTCCTATAA
- the rplB gene encoding 50S ribosomal protein L2, with protein MAIKKYKPTSNGRRNMTSSDFAEITTNKPEKSLLEPTKRKAGRNNQGKITVRHHGGGHKKQYRVIDFKRLKDGIPGRVATIEYDPNRSANIALINYADGEKRYILAPKGLEVGQTIVSGPEADIKVGNALPLANIPMGTTIHNIEMKPGKGGQLVRSAGTSAQVLGREGKYVIVRLQSGEVRLILATCRATIGQVGNEQHELINIGKAGRSRWLGKRPTVRGSVMNPNDHPHGGGEGRSPIGRKSPMTPWGKPALGYKTRNKKNKSSKFIIRGRKK; from the coding sequence ATGGCGATTAAAAAGTATAAGCCAACCTCAAATGGTCGTCGTAACATGACATCATCTGACTTTGCTGAAATCACAACTAATAAACCTGAAAAGTCTTTATTAGAACCGACTAAACGCAAAGCTGGTCGTAACAACCAAGGTAAAATTACTGTTCGTCATCACGGTGGCGGTCACAAGAAACAATACCGTGTTATCGATTTTAAACGTCTTAAAGACGGCATTCCAGGACGAGTTGCTACAATCGAGTACGATCCAAACCGTTCTGCGAATATCGCTTTAATTAACTATGCTGACGGTGAAAAACGTTACATCTTAGCTCCAAAAGGATTAGAAGTAGGTCAAACTATCGTATCTGGTCCAGAAGCGGATATCAAAGTAGGTAACGCATTACCATTAGCAAACATTCCAATGGGTACAACTATCCACAACATCGAAATGAAACCTGGTAAAGGTGGACAATTAGTACGTTCTGCTGGTACTTCTGCGCAAGTATTAGGTCGTGAAGGTAAATATGTAATCGTTCGCTTACAATCTGGTGAAGTACGTTTAATCTTAGCTACTTGCCGTGCAACAATCGGTCAAGTTGGTAACGAACAACACGAACTTATCAACATCGGTAAAGCAGGTCGTTCTCGTTGGTTAGGTAAACGCCCAACTGTACGTGGTTCTGTAATGAACCCTAACGATCACCCACACGGTGGTGGTGAAGGACGTTCTCCAATCGGACGTAAATCTCCAATGACACCATGGGGCAAACCAGCTCTTGGTTACAAAACTCGTAACAAGAAAAATAAATCATCTAAATTTATTATTCGCGGACGTAAAAAATAA
- the rpsS gene encoding 30S ribosomal protein S19: MGRSLKKGPFVDDHLMKKVEAQEASEKKQVIKTWSRRSTIFPNFIGLTIAVYDGRKHVPVYVTEDMVGHKLGEFAPTRTYKGHGADDKKTRR; this comes from the coding sequence ATGGGTCGCAGCTTAAAGAAAGGACCTTTTGTCGATGACCACTTAATGAAAAAAGTGGAAGCGCAAGAGGCTTCTGAGAAAAAACAAGTTATCAAAACTTGGTCTCGCCGTTCTACTATTTTCCCGAACTTCATCGGTTTAACAATCGCTGTATATGATGGACGTAAACACGTTCCTGTATACGTGACAGAAGATATGGTAGGTCACAAGCTTGGTGAATTCGCACCAACTCGTACTTACAAAGGCCACGGTGCAGACGACAAGAAAACACGACGCTAA
- the rplW gene encoding 50S ribosomal protein L23 — protein MEARDILKRPVITERSSEIMAEKKYTFEVDTRANKTQVKDAVEEIFGVKVEKVNVMNYKGKFKRVGKFGGYTNKRRKAIVKLTADSKEIELFEI, from the coding sequence ATGGAAGCACGTGATATTTTAAAACGTCCAGTCATTACTGAGCGTTCTTCAGAAATTATGGCAGAGAAAAAGTATACTTTTGAAGTAGACACTCGCGCTAACAAAACTCAAGTTAAAGACGCTGTTGAAGAAATCTTCGGTGTTAAAGTTGAGAAAGTAAACGTAATGAACTACAAAGGTAAGTTCAAACGCGTTGGTAAATTCGGTGGTTACACTAACAAACGCCGTAAAGCAATTGTTAAATTAACTGCTGATTCAAAAGAAATCGAATTATTCGAAATCTAA
- the rplC gene encoding 50S ribosomal protein L3, which produces MTKGILGRKIGMTQVFAENGDLIPVTVIEATPNVVLQKKTVETDGYEAIQVGFEDKRVKLSNKPEQGHVAKANTAPKRFIREFRNLDAATYEVGQEVKVEIFAEGDVIDVTGVTKGKGFQGVIKRHGQSRGPMAHGSRYHRRPGSMGPVAPNRVFKQKKLPGQMGGNVVTIQNLEIVKVDVERNLLLVKGNVPGSKKALVTVKTAIKSK; this is translated from the coding sequence ATGACTAAAGGAATCTTAGGTAGAAAAATTGGTATGACTCAAGTTTTCGCTGAAAACGGAGATCTTATCCCAGTAACAGTAATTGAAGCTACTCCAAACGTAGTTTTACAAAAGAAAACTGTTGAAACTGATGGTTACGAAGCGATCCAAGTTGGTTTTGAAGACAAGCGCGTTAAGCTTTCTAACAAACCAGAACAAGGTCACGTAGCAAAAGCAAACACTGCTCCTAAGCGCTTCATCCGTGAGTTCCGCAACTTAGACGCTGCAACTTACGAAGTTGGTCAAGAAGTCAAGGTAGAAATTTTCGCAGAAGGCGATGTAATTGATGTAACTGGTGTTACTAAAGGTAAAGGTTTCCAAGGTGTAATTAAACGCCATGGTCAATCTCGTGGTCCTATGGCCCACGGTTCTCGTTACCACCGTCGTCCTGGTTCAATGGGTCCAGTTGCTCCGAACCGCGTATTCAAACAAAAGAAATTACCTGGTCAAATGGGTGGGAACGTTGTAACAATCCAAAACCTTGAAATCGTTAAGGTTGATGTTGAGCGTAACCTATTATTAGTTAAAGGTAATGTTCCTGGTTCTAAAAAAGCATTAGTAACAGTTAAAACTGCTATTAAATCTAAATAA
- the rplV gene encoding 50S ribosomal protein L22, producing MTQAKAIARTVRIAPRKVRLVVDLIRGKQVGEAVAILRHTPKAASPVVEKVLKSAVANAEHNYELDINNLVVSEIFVDEGPTLKRFRPRAQGRASAINKRTSHITIVVSEKKEV from the coding sequence ATGACACAAGCTAAAGCTATCGCTCGTACAGTTCGTATCGCTCCTCGTAAAGTACGTCTAGTAGTAGACTTAATTCGAGGCAAGCAGGTTGGTGAAGCAGTTGCAATTTTACGTCATACTCCAAAAGCGGCGTCTCCAGTCGTTGAGAAAGTATTAAAATCTGCAGTTGCTAACGCTGAACACAACTATGAGTTAGATATTAATAACTTAGTTGTATCTGAAATCTTTGTTGATGAAGGTCCAACATTAAAACGTTTCCGTCCACGTGCACAAGGTCGTGCATCGGCAATCAATAAACGTACAAGCCACATTACTATTGTGGTATCAGAGAAGAAGGAGGTTTAA
- the rplD gene encoding 50S ribosomal protein L4 — MTKVSVLSQTGASVGEIELNDAIFGIEPNEAVLFDAVVAQRASLRQGNHKVKTRSEVAGGGRKPWRQKGTGRARQGSIRSPQWRGGGTVFGPTPRSYAYKLPKKVRRLALKSALSAKVLEQNFVVLDALTFDAPKTKDFKAVLTALEINKKALFVTAEVNENAILSARNIPGVTVLTASGINVLDLLGHDKVVFTQDAVKKVEEVLG, encoded by the coding sequence ATGACAAAAGTATCTGTACTTAGTCAAACAGGTGCTTCAGTAGGCGAAATCGAGTTAAACGATGCGATCTTCGGAATCGAGCCAAATGAAGCAGTATTATTCGACGCAGTAGTTGCTCAACGTGCTTCTCTACGTCAAGGTAATCACAAAGTTAAAACACGTTCTGAGGTTGCTGGTGGTGGTCGTAAACCATGGCGTCAAAAAGGAACTGGTCGTGCTCGTCAAGGTTCGATCCGCTCTCCACAATGGCGTGGTGGTGGTACTGTATTCGGTCCTACTCCACGTAGCTACGCTTACAAGTTACCAAAGAAAGTTCGTCGCTTAGCTCTTAAATCAGCTTTATCAGCTAAAGTGTTAGAACAAAACTTTGTAGTTTTAGATGCATTAACTTTCGATGCACCAAAAACTAAAGATTTCAAAGCAGTATTAACTGCATTAGAAATCAACAAAAAAGCATTATTCGTAACTGCTGAAGTTAACGAAAACGCTATTTTATCTGCTCGTAACATCCCTGGTGTTACAGTGTTAACAGCTTCTGGAATCAACGTTCTTGATCTTTTAGGTCACGATAAAGTTGTATTCACACAAGACGCTGTGAAAAAAGTTGAGGAGGTGCTTGGATAA